One segment of Desulfonatronum thiosulfatophilum DNA contains the following:
- a CDS encoding type 4a pilus biogenesis protein PilO, giving the protein MDSQALTQRLETLSKLHKLLILIVLVVGTLGGYAFFSFMPKLERTTQLEQEIQSLENSIAANRRLAARLPELQEEMAAREYELLLAKMLLPADAQERERLLAAIERLGMDVGVEFLLFQPGSEVAHDFYASREVQLRMRGEFHNLITFFDRMSRLDRLVSLDRLRLQPNAATAAGVGPVTLTAESSIQVYRALTEQEIKAAEERKAQQQQGGRRR; this is encoded by the coding sequence ATGGATAGCCAGGCCCTGACGCAACGTCTTGAGACGCTGAGCAAGCTCCACAAACTGTTGATATTGATCGTTCTGGTCGTCGGCACTCTCGGCGGTTACGCCTTTTTCTCCTTCATGCCCAAGCTGGAGCGGACAACGCAGCTGGAGCAGGAGATCCAGAGTCTGGAAAACTCCATCGCGGCCAATCGACGCCTGGCCGCCCGGTTGCCGGAGTTGCAGGAAGAAATGGCTGCCCGCGAGTACGAGTTGCTGTTGGCCAAAATGCTGCTTCCCGCAGACGCGCAGGAACGCGAGCGGCTTCTGGCGGCCATCGAGCGGCTGGGAATGGATGTGGGGGTTGAGTTTCTGCTGTTTCAGCCGGGGAGCGAGGTGGCGCATGATTTTTACGCATCACGGGAGGTCCAACTGCGAATGCGAGGCGAATTCCATAACCTGATCACTTTCTTTGATCGAATGTCGCGCCTGGACCGGCTGGTCAGTCTGGATCGTCTGCGATTGCAGCCGAACGCCGCAACCGCGGCCGGCGTCGGTCCCGTAACCCTTACAGCCGAAAGCAGCATTCAAGTGTACCGCGCACTAACCGAGCAGGAGATCAAGGCCGCCGAGGAACGCAAGGCCCAACAACAGCAGGGCGGACGGCGGCGATAG
- a CDS encoding PilN domain-containing protein, producing MIRINLLPPEKRPRISTLRLDLGALVFALVLVGGAILLSHLWVSAKLSDLERVHEARQVENRALTAEVAQVRRMENEIKAVASKIEIITGIRSIQTLPVRYIDALISLLPEDRIWFETFQLDHNGALQLKGVAMDNQSFAAYVEILRTSDFVRGVVTERTLRREVQGLTLVEFHFRITFGPPPDEYYQREANYG from the coding sequence ATGATCCGCATCAACTTATTGCCGCCGGAAAAGCGACCCAGAATATCCACCCTGCGGCTGGATCTGGGAGCCCTGGTGTTTGCTTTGGTTCTGGTGGGCGGCGCCATCCTCTTGTCCCATCTTTGGGTCAGTGCCAAGCTGTCCGATCTCGAAAGAGTGCACGAAGCAAGACAGGTTGAAAACAGGGCGCTGACAGCCGAAGTCGCCCAGGTTCGGCGGATGGAGAATGAGATCAAGGCTGTTGCCTCCAAGATTGAAATTATCACCGGCATCCGAAGCATTCAAACGCTTCCGGTACGCTATATCGACGCCTTGATCTCACTGCTTCCCGAGGACCGGATCTGGTTCGAAACATTCCAGTTGGACCACAACGGCGCTCTCCAGCTCAAGGGCGTGGCCATGGATAATCAGTCGTTCGCAGCATATGTCGAGATCTTGCGGACCTCCGATTTCGTGCGGGGAGTCGTGACCGAGCGGACTCTGCGCCGCGAAGTCCAGGGGTTGACCTTGGTGGAATTTCACTTCCGGATCACCTTTGGCCCGCCGCCTGACGAGTATTATCAACGGGAGGCGAATTATGGATAG
- the pilM gene encoding type IV pilus assembly protein PilM has protein sequence MAITIEFRKKGPPPGVDLGSGWIKVVALDLRRKKPQLSRIGRLPLAIGDMDKGEKAADRLAELWRNLEIREKSVVSAMTGHAVIVKKVNISTEAATNMELFLAKEAKQYIPFDLQDVYLDHQNLGLGSKEGTTDILLVASKKREVEERLLILTKAGLEVRVMDVDAFALSNCFEFNYPEYADEPHYLLDIGGHLSVFCVVWKNQLVFHRELSIGGQQLTDRLAKLLNRTKAECEKMKINGPGEMPATEVAAMEDELDDVFASWASEVRRLIGFYLGSSPGSKPAATLFLAGGGSLLSGLRDKLARDLEMDVQYLDPWRKLEPDVSRFDHAYLRAVGPQYAVATGLALREAVK, from the coding sequence TTGGCAATTACCATTGAGTTCCGAAAAAAAGGTCCTCCTCCGGGCGTGGACCTCGGCAGCGGCTGGATCAAAGTTGTTGCTCTGGACCTGCGCCGCAAGAAACCGCAATTGAGCCGGATCGGCCGACTGCCGCTGGCTATCGGCGACATGGACAAGGGAGAAAAGGCCGCGGACAGGCTGGCAGAACTCTGGCGAAATCTGGAGATCCGGGAAAAAAGCGTCGTTTCCGCGATGACCGGACATGCGGTGATCGTCAAGAAAGTGAATATCTCCACCGAGGCCGCGACAAACATGGAACTCTTTCTGGCCAAGGAAGCCAAGCAATACATTCCCTTCGATCTTCAGGACGTCTATCTGGACCATCAAAATCTCGGCCTGGGCTCCAAGGAAGGGACAACGGACATTCTCCTGGTGGCCAGCAAGAAGCGTGAGGTGGAAGAGCGCCTTCTCATTCTGACCAAGGCCGGGCTGGAGGTCCGGGTGATGGATGTGGACGCCTTTGCCTTGAGCAATTGCTTTGAATTCAATTACCCGGAATATGCCGATGAGCCCCATTATCTTCTGGATATTGGCGGACACTTAAGCGTGTTCTGCGTGGTTTGGAAGAATCAGTTGGTTTTTCATCGGGAATTGAGCATTGGTGGGCAGCAGCTGACGGATCGGCTGGCAAAGCTGTTGAACCGTACCAAGGCCGAATGCGAAAAAATGAAAATCAACGGCCCTGGCGAGATGCCGGCGACAGAGGTTGCCGCCATGGAAGACGAGCTGGACGACGTATTCGCTTCCTGGGCATCCGAGGTTCGCCGGTTGATCGGTTTCTATCTTGGATCGTCACCCGGTTCCAAACCTGCCGCCACTTTGTTTTTGGCGGGCGGCGGAAGCCTGCTTTCCGGATTGCGGGACAAGCTGGCCAGGGATCTGGAAATGGATGTACAGTATCTTGATCCCTGGCGTAAACTCGAACCGGACGTTTCCCGGTTTGATCACGCTTATCTGCGGGCCGTGGGACCCCAGTACGCCGTGGCCACCGGACTGGCGTTGCGGGAGGCCGTAAAATGA
- a CDS encoding universal stress protein, producing the protein MVEMKKILCAIDFSEVSPMVAEYAHSLSKAFGAEVILLYSAPSLNQYVSFHVPPNSIETFVGEIVTGAEQSMEAFISQYLPDVSVTGRVVSGYAAEEIVKCADEENVDMIVMGTHGRKGIDRILFGSVAEKVVKAANCPVLTLRPFCAVHFPNK; encoded by the coding sequence ATGGTAGAGATGAAAAAAATTCTTTGCGCCATTGATTTTTCTGAAGTCAGCCCCATGGTGGCGGAGTATGCGCATTCACTGTCCAAGGCCTTTGGCGCTGAAGTGATTTTGTTGTACTCGGCCCCTTCATTGAACCAGTACGTCAGCTTCCATGTCCCTCCGAACTCCATCGAGACCTTTGTCGGCGAAATAGTCACCGGTGCCGAGCAGAGCATGGAAGCGTTCATTTCCCAATACCTTCCGGATGTGAGCGTAACCGGACGCGTGGTCAGCGGGTATGCCGCGGAGGAAATCGTCAAATGCGCGGACGAGGAAAATGTGGACATGATCGTCATGGGGACCCACGGCCGCAAGGGCATTGACCGGATCTTGTTCGGATCCGTCGCGGAAAAGGTCGTCAAAGCCGCCAATTGTCCTGTGTTGACCTTGCGACCATTCTGCGCCGTTCACTTTCCAAACAAATGA
- a CDS encoding transposase, with translation MRIADYEKHIQSETSARRYLLKFCWKNHQRFCPRCRQRRNYPLTDGRRRCAQCAYTYHDFTGRWINNCDLKSREWLRLIKLFELDLTVLAMTKEMDLAYNTVYKAITTIRCAIAANAIDARDFFGSERSIELKTSGRVLTVKPCSNLTTPVFGVIEHSGLAFVDLVPGLHPETVFHFHQNFGLRLGHWGKTYFSAPYQRYHALLFCSPQPPPRFMEFALSPETGETTKTPEFLGYLLGKIRRYRGLSPEKFPLYVKELEARYNNRDQDIFELSASLLCRFVPKFA, from the coding sequence ATGCGTATTGCCGATTACGAAAAGCACATTCAGTCCGAGACCAGCGCTCGCCGGTATCTGTTGAAATTCTGCTGGAAAAACCACCAGCGCTTCTGTCCCCGCTGCAGACAACGCAGGAATTATCCCTTGACCGACGGCCGACGCCGTTGCGCCCAATGCGCCTACACATATCATGACTTTACCGGCCGCTGGATCAACAATTGCGACCTGAAAAGCCGGGAGTGGCTACGACTCATCAAACTCTTCGAACTCGACCTGACTGTCCTGGCCATGACCAAGGAGATGGATCTGGCCTACAACACCGTCTACAAGGCCATCACGACCATCCGTTGCGCCATTGCGGCCAATGCCATCGATGCGCGGGATTTTTTCGGCTCTGAGCGCAGCATAGAACTGAAGACCTCCGGAAGGGTTCTGACAGTTAAGCCCTGCAGCAATCTTACGACCCCGGTCTTCGGAGTAATTGAGCATTCCGGACTGGCTTTTGTCGACCTCGTGCCGGGCTTGCATCCGGAAACGGTCTTCCATTTCCACCAGAACTTCGGCCTGCGCCTGGGCCACTGGGGAAAGACATATTTCAGCGCACCGTATCAACGCTACCATGCCCTGCTGTTCTGCTCGCCCCAACCTCCCCCCAGGTTCATGGAATTCGCCTTGTCTCCGGAAACGGGCGAAACAACAAAAACACCAGAGTTTTTAGGCTACCTCCTGGGCAAGATTCGCCGCTACCGCGGCCTTTCTCCGGAAAAATTCCCCCTGTACGTCAAGGAACTGGAGGCCCGCTACAACAATCGCGACCAGGATATATTCGAATTGTCCGCAAGCCTGCTTTGCCGGTTTGTGCCAAAATTTGCGTAA
- the fdnG gene encoding formate dehydrogenase-N subunit alpha translates to MQITRRNFLKFSAVAGSALAFGGLGFDLKPTVARAQLLKLQEAKETTSICCYCSVGCGLLIHTAQSGPDKDRAINIEGDPDHPINEGSLCAKGASLLQLVENENRISKVLYRAPNSDKFEERSWDWALDRIARNVKDARDLTFIEKNAMGQVVNRTNGIAHTGSAALDNEECWYLSSLMRCLGLVYIEHQARIUHSATVAALGESFGRGVMTNHYIDLMNSDCILMMGANPAENHPISFKWVMKAKEKGATLINVDPRFNRTSSKSDLYMPMRSGTDIPILGGMIKYILDNELYFKDYVLNYTNASFLVNPEFGFDDGLFTGFNPQTSTYDKTTWSFQMDDQGIPKKDPSLQDPNCVFQLMKKHYERYTMDIVVETAATPRDQLEEFYKTFAATGAPDKSGTIMYAMGWTQHTTGAQVIRTMAMIQLLLGNMGMAGGGVNALRGESNVQGSTDQALLFHIIPGYNPAPRSTMATFADYQKATTPVTNDPKSANWWQNRPKYVASLLKAMYPDQDPDVSYNYMPKLDPGQNASWLVLFDHMLQGQFKGYFAWGQNPAACGADSNKTRNALAQLDWLVVVNLFDNETASFWRGPNMDPAKVKTEVIVLPPAVWCEKEGSISNSGRWVQWRYAGPKPMGDCIPDGDMALELVRRIRALYEKEGGAFPDPIMNFNTAGVTNPDKKFPHDFDPHRVAKLLNGYFVKDVKIGDTTHKAGTQVPNFTALQADGSTACGNWVYSGCYTEAGNMMARRDKTQTEMQANIGIFPAWSWAWPLNRRIVYNRASCDPQGKPYAPHKAVIAWDGSKWVGDIPDGGWAPGERHPFIMQAEGVGRLFGPGMADGPFPEHFEAMECPFEEHPFSTRLHNPTALEFVGEAVKRAVCDPRYPFIGTTYRVTEHWQSGVMTRWTPWLIEQMPQNFVEIDPELGKLRGIESGDLVIVENMRGQIKAVAIVTPRLQPMKVMGQTIHMVGTTWHYGWVHPRDGGDSANLLTPSVGDPNTFIPETKTFMVNIRKA, encoded by the coding sequence ATGCAGATTACCCGCAGAAACTTTTTAAAATTCTCGGCCGTGGCCGGCTCGGCGCTGGCCTTCGGTGGTTTGGGGTTTGATCTCAAACCCACCGTAGCCAGGGCGCAGTTGCTGAAACTGCAGGAGGCCAAGGAAACAACTTCCATTTGCTGCTACTGTTCCGTGGGCTGTGGCTTGCTGATTCACACAGCCCAGAGCGGACCCGACAAGGACCGGGCCATCAACATTGAAGGCGACCCGGACCATCCCATCAACGAAGGTTCGTTGTGCGCCAAGGGCGCGTCATTGCTGCAGCTTGTCGAGAACGAAAACAGAATTTCCAAAGTCCTGTACCGCGCCCCCAACTCCGACAAGTTCGAGGAAAGATCCTGGGATTGGGCTCTGGACCGAATTGCCCGGAACGTCAAGGATGCCCGTGATCTGACATTCATTGAGAAAAACGCCATGGGGCAGGTCGTCAACCGCACCAACGGCATCGCCCATACCGGCTCCGCAGCTCTGGACAACGAGGAGTGCTGGTATCTTTCATCCCTGATGCGTTGCCTTGGCCTGGTGTACATAGAACACCAGGCCCGGATCTGACACAGCGCCACTGTAGCGGCTCTGGGAGAGTCGTTCGGACGCGGTGTTATGACCAATCACTACATCGACCTGATGAACAGTGATTGCATTCTGATGATGGGCGCCAACCCTGCTGAAAATCACCCCATCTCCTTCAAGTGGGTGATGAAGGCCAAGGAAAAGGGCGCCACCCTGATCAACGTCGATCCCCGCTTCAACAGGACTTCATCCAAGTCCGACCTGTACATGCCCATGCGCTCCGGAACGGACATCCCGATTCTTGGCGGCATGATCAAGTACATCCTGGACAACGAGCTGTACTTCAAGGACTACGTCCTTAACTACACCAACGCCAGCTTCCTGGTAAATCCTGAATTCGGTTTCGATGACGGACTGTTCACCGGTTTCAATCCCCAGACTTCGACCTACGACAAAACCACCTGGTCTTTCCAGATGGATGACCAGGGCATCCCCAAAAAAGATCCCAGCCTCCAGGATCCGAACTGCGTCTTCCAGCTGATGAAAAAGCACTACGAGCGCTACACCATGGATATCGTCGTTGAAACGGCGGCTACGCCCAGGGATCAGCTCGAAGAGTTCTACAAGACCTTCGCGGCCACTGGCGCTCCGGACAAGTCCGGGACCATCATGTACGCCATGGGCTGGACCCAGCACACCACCGGCGCGCAGGTCATCCGCACCATGGCCATGATCCAGCTCCTGCTGGGCAACATGGGCATGGCCGGCGGCGGCGTGAACGCCTTGCGCGGCGAATCCAACGTTCAGGGTTCCACGGACCAGGCGCTGCTCTTTCACATCATTCCCGGCTACAACCCTGCTCCCCGCTCCACCATGGCCACCTTCGCGGATTACCAGAAAGCCACCACCCCGGTGACCAACGATCCGAAAAGCGCCAACTGGTGGCAGAATCGGCCCAAGTACGTGGCCAGCCTGCTCAAGGCCATGTACCCCGATCAGGATCCGGACGTGAGCTACAACTACATGCCCAAGCTGGATCCCGGCCAGAACGCATCCTGGTTGGTTCTCTTCGACCACATGCTCCAAGGCCAGTTCAAGGGCTACTTTGCCTGGGGGCAGAATCCGGCCGCCTGCGGCGCGGACTCCAACAAGACCAGAAACGCTTTGGCCCAGCTGGACTGGCTGGTGGTGGTCAACCTCTTCGACAACGAAACCGCCTCCTTCTGGAGAGGCCCGAACATGGACCCGGCCAAGGTCAAAACCGAGGTCATCGTCCTGCCGCCCGCGGTCTGGTGCGAAAAGGAAGGCTCCATTTCCAACTCCGGCCGCTGGGTCCAGTGGCGCTACGCCGGTCCCAAGCCCATGGGCGACTGCATCCCTGACGGCGACATGGCCCTGGAGCTGGTGCGCAGGATCCGCGCCCTGTATGAAAAAGAAGGCGGCGCTTTCCCGGATCCGATCATGAACTTCAACACCGCGGGCGTTACCAATCCGGACAAGAAGTTCCCGCACGACTTCGATCCGCACCGCGTGGCCAAGCTGCTCAACGGGTACTTCGTCAAGGACGTGAAGATCGGCGACACCACCCATAAGGCTGGAACCCAGGTTCCCAACTTCACCGCGCTCCAGGCCGACGGCTCCACTGCCTGCGGCAACTGGGTCTACAGCGGCTGCTACACCGAAGCCGGAAACATGATGGCCCGCCGCGACAAGACCCAGACCGAAATGCAAGCCAATATCGGCATCTTCCCGGCCTGGTCCTGGGCTTGGCCCTTGAACCGACGCATTGTCTACAATAGGGCCTCCTGTGATCCGCAGGGCAAGCCCTATGCTCCGCACAAGGCGGTCATCGCCTGGGACGGCAGCAAGTGGGTAGGCGACATACCTGACGGCGGATGGGCGCCCGGAGAACGGCACCCCTTCATCATGCAGGCTGAGGGCGTTGGCAGGCTGTTCGGACCGGGAATGGCCGACGGCCCCTTCCCGGAACACTTCGAGGCCATGGAATGCCCCTTCGAAGAGCATCCCTTCTCCACCCGGCTGCACAACCCAACAGCCCTTGAATTCGTGGGCGAGGCCGTCAAACGTGCGGTGTGCGATCCTCGCTATCCCTTTATCGGCACGACATACCGGGTGACCGAGCACTGGCAGTCCGGGGTCATGACCCGCTGGACTCCCTGGTTGATTGAACAAATGCCGCAGAACTTCGTGGAGATTGATCCGGAACTGGGCAAACTCCGAGGCATTGAAAGCGGCGACTTGGTAATTGTCGAGAATATGCGCGGCCAGATCAAGGCCGTGGCCATCGTGACTCCCCGGCTGCAACCGATGAAGGTCATGGGCCAGACCATCCACATGGTCGGAACCACATGGCACTACGGCTGGGTTCATCCAAGAGACGGCGGGGATTCAGCGAACCTGCTGACACCGTCGGTGGGCGATCCCAACACCTTCATCCCAGAGACCAAAACATTCATGGTCAACATCAGAAAGGCTTAA
- a CDS encoding 4Fe-4S dicluster domain-containing protein, whose product MQGKTFFIDLTKCTACRGCQVACKQWKKLPAEETRNWGSFQNPKDLTFNTYKLVRFTEVMEGEKFRQWYFFPDQCRHCIYPPCKMVGDMYDDKAILQDEETGAVLFTEHTRNLDFEEIRMSCPYDIPRLDEDSLIQSKCDMCFDRVQNGMLPACVLSCPTGTMNFGERDAMMELANKRLEEVRKIRPEAVLADARDLRVVFLCEESPRAYHRYAVASADVPTISRKAALAKVVAPAKRIFG is encoded by the coding sequence ATGCAAGGTAAAACATTCTTTATCGATCTGACCAAGTGTACTGCCTGCCGGGGCTGCCAAGTGGCCTGCAAGCAGTGGAAAAAACTGCCGGCAGAGGAAACCAGGAACTGGGGTTCTTTTCAGAATCCCAAGGATCTGACCTTCAATACCTATAAACTGGTTCGCTTTACTGAAGTCATGGAAGGGGAGAAATTCAGGCAATGGTATTTCTTCCCGGATCAATGCCGCCATTGCATTTACCCGCCTTGCAAGATGGTCGGGGACATGTACGACGACAAAGCTATTCTTCAGGATGAAGAAACCGGTGCCGTGCTCTTCACTGAGCATACCCGGAATCTGGATTTCGAGGAAATCAGGATGTCCTGCCCCTATGACATTCCACGCTTGGACGAGGACTCGTTGATCCAAAGCAAGTGCGATATGTGTTTCGACAGGGTCCAGAACGGCATGTTGCCGGCCTGTGTTCTGAGTTGTCCCACGGGAACCATGAACTTCGGTGAACGCGACGCCATGATGGAACTGGCGAACAAGCGTCTCGAAGAAGTCCGCAAGATCAGACCCGAGGCGGTTCTTGCCGATGCGCGAGACCTGCGGGTGGTCTTCCTTTGCGAGGAAAGTCCGCGCGCATATCACCGATATGCCGTGGCATCCGCGGACGTACCGACTATCAGTCGCAAAGCCGCGTTGGCCAAGGTGGTTGCACCGGCCAAACGGATATTCGGGTAA
- a CDS encoding MauE/DoxX family redox-associated membrane protein: MNRNLLIRILTHEYVALALRLYIGALFIYASMYKINYPAEFAETIASYQLAPYWSVNFLAIFMPWLELVCGVLLVVGFRAKSAVTIIGGLLVVFTVAVTINLWRGSPIPCGCFTSVDDPISWRTAVRDVIWVAMTVHIFFFDKILHLENHFTSKLEKMA, encoded by the coding sequence ATGAACCGAAATCTCTTGATCCGGATCCTTACTCATGAATATGTGGCCCTGGCTCTTCGATTGTATATCGGGGCATTGTTCATCTATGCAAGCATGTACAAGATCAATTATCCGGCCGAGTTCGCCGAGACCATCGCCAGCTATCAGTTGGCGCCCTACTGGTCGGTCAATTTTCTGGCCATATTCATGCCCTGGTTGGAGCTGGTCTGCGGAGTGCTTCTGGTTGTCGGTTTTCGGGCAAAATCCGCGGTAACGATCATCGGGGGCCTGCTGGTCGTCTTCACCGTCGCCGTGACGATCAATCTCTGGCGCGGTTCACCCATACCATGCGGGTGTTTCACCAGCGTGGATGATCCCATCTCCTGGCGGACCGCGGTTCGGGACGTGATCTGGGTTGCCATGACGGTGCACATCTTTTTTTTCGATAAGATACTCCACCTGGAAAACCATTTTACATCCAAGCTTGAGAAAATGGCGTAA